CGCGAACAGGATCCGGATCTCGCTGCCGCCGGAAGATCCCGGCCGCAGCTCCTTCATGTGGTGCTGTTCCGCACCCTTGATGCGGTCTACCAGCGGTCGTCCGAGCGTGGGCCCGAACATCGCGAGTGCGTCCACCGCGTCTTCCACCTGTTCGGCGCTGTTCCAGTCGGCCTCCGCCAACGCCTCGAACCACTCCGCCACCTCGCTCACGAGGATCACTTCCCATTGAGCCACGCCCGCGAAGTTAACGCAAGCGTTAACTTCGCGGGCGCTGGAAGCGGCGGGTTCACCCGGAAGGGGACCGGTCAGACGGTCTTGATCGCCGGGTCGGAGACGCTCGGGGCGCCCGTTTCCACGTGGCCGGCGAAGCGGCGCAGGAAGGTGGTGTCGGCGTCGGAGACCACCGTGACGTCGTACCAGCGGCCCGAGGCGCGCAGGTCGACGGTGTGGGAGACCGTGGCGCCCGGGTTGACCCGGAAGGTCTGGGCGGCGCCGCCGTAGGTGTTGGTCACCGTGAGGTTCACCGCGGCCGTGCCTCCGTTGGTGAGGGTCAAAGCCAGGTTGCCGGTGGCGTCCGCGTGGCGGGCCGTGACCTCGGGGCCGGCCTTCTTCGCCGGGCCCTTCCAGGTGCGCAGGAAGCCGTTGGGGCCCCAGACGGTGAGGTCGATCTTGTTGCCGGTGGAGCTGTAGGTGCTCCAGGTGTCCGAGAGGGTCTTGCCCGCCTCGACCGTGTAGGGCCAGGGGCCGTCCGTGCGGTTGCCCGAGGTGCTGTGGAAGTGGGCGCCGAGCTTCGGGCCGGAGGAGAAGGTGAGCGTGAACTTGCCGGTGGAGGTGGTGCGGGCGCCGTCCACGTACGGGCTGTAGCCCAGCGCGCGGGTCGGCTTGGAGCCGGCCTCCTGCTTGGGCAGGGTGCCGGTCGCCGGCGGGGTGGGGTGGTAGGAAGGGTGGCGGTCCTTGTCCGGCGGGACGTAGCCGGCCGTCGACGGCAGGGCGGCGGGCGCGGCGTCCG
The Streptomyces sp. NBC_00091 genome window above contains:
- a CDS encoding type II toxin-antitoxin system RelE/ParE family toxin yields the protein MAQWEVILVSEVAEWFEALAEADWNSAEQVEDAVDALAMFGPTLGRPLVDRIKGAEQHHMKELRPGSSGGSEIRILFAFDPVRRAVLLVAGDKAGNWQRWYEVNIPLAEKRYQAHIAELDTREYE